Proteins from a genomic interval of Clostridium sp. AN503:
- a CDS encoding retron St85 family effector protein → MELLKDKGVLELIDEIKKELRTRSIEDKAIPRFIFVCGEQILDDNGNLIDETILDTQNNIRYLIMKKFSQYKHCGEYEKESRPAQCIVSEYLYSDDNEIDILTFEEILAEISECIIIVSESPGTYCELGAFALNDLFAGKTIVINEDNPKYKNSFITKGPIRKIEKQHEENVILYNGKKTLKNSLELNDMILKISSNGVKYTPNLNSQELHLKSLIYELLNLTELFEPITAYELQILYEKIREITNYTILKKDKYKIASIKGVIHLMEKMKIINSSNGYLHINKDISCYNTMFTINRKYLNAFRMRYLCRIYKCEPERIGVST, encoded by the coding sequence ATGGAATTATTGAAAGATAAAGGTGTATTGGAACTAATAGATGAAATAAAAAAAGAATTGAGAACAAGAAGCATCGAGGATAAGGCAATTCCTCGATTTATTTTTGTCTGCGGTGAACAAATTTTAGATGATAATGGAAATTTAATAGATGAGACTATATTAGATACTCAAAACAATATTCGTTACTTGATAATGAAGAAATTTTCTCAATATAAACATTGCGGAGAATATGAAAAAGAAAGTCGTCCTGCACAGTGCATTGTTTCTGAATATTTATATTCGGATGATAATGAGATAGATATTTTGACTTTTGAGGAGATTTTGGCTGAAATAAGTGAGTGTATAATAATTGTTTCAGAAAGTCCAGGCACATATTGTGAATTAGGAGCTTTTGCATTAAATGATTTATTTGCAGGAAAAACAATAGTCATCAATGAAGATAATCCTAAATATAAAAATTCATTTATAACAAAAGGACCAATTAGAAAAATTGAAAAACAACATGAAGAAAATGTTATCCTTTACAATGGAAAAAAAACTTTAAAAAATTCACTTGAATTAAATGATATGATTTTGAAGATATCTTCAAATGGGGTGAAATATACTCCTAATTTAAACTCGCAGGAGTTGCACTTGAAAAGCTTGATTTATGAGTTACTTAATTTAACAGAATTATTTGAACCAATTACTGCATATGAATTGCAGATACTGTATGAAAAAATAAGAGAGATTACTAATTATACAATTTTAAAAAAAGATAAATATAAAATAGCGAGTATTAAGGGAGTCATACATTTGATGGAAAAAATGAAGATTATAAATAGTTCCAATGGATATCTTCATATAAATAAAGATATTTCTTGTTATAATACGATGTTTACAATAAACCGGAAATATCTTAATGCTTTCCGAATGAGATATCTATGCAGGATATATAAGTGTGAACCTGAAAGAATTGGAGTATCTACATGA